A section of the Clostridium omnivorum genome encodes:
- a CDS encoding sensor histidine kinase, translating to MLSRLIKYFLKNIKGAKISIKITAMYALMFSLVLLILNASILYGIKFYLYSQANKQVDDVKSIILNNLASQKENINLSTNELTFDIPSKENISVKIFNENGNILNETNKFNYNIQIKQHYNRINHIEEEGKHLIYQNTKINNNIFGTLYVQILKDMENEYDFLKILFVVMAVADFIGIVASIILGYIVSKRMLKPIDDITKAAESISSTNLKERIEVSNGPDDELKRLGSTFNKMIDRLQAAFDRQVQFVSDASHELKTPIAVIQGYANLLDRWGKDDQEALAKSIYAIKLESANMANLVERLLFIAKGDSGIQKIEKKEFLLNELILELVRESVLLAPKHIITNNKNDTISIFADYKMLKEMLRIFIDNSIKYSPEQSIIDINSEIEDNKAKITISDRGIGIPKGEIGKIFDRFYTVDKSRSKEKSGTGLGLSIAKWIADMHGGTIEIESEEGKYTRIVVFLSLGK from the coding sequence ATGTTATCAAGGCTGATTAAGTACTTTTTAAAAAATATTAAAGGTGCGAAAATTTCCATAAAGATTACTGCAATGTATGCTTTAATGTTTTCTTTAGTTTTGCTTATTTTGAATGCATCAATTTTATATGGAATTAAATTTTACTTGTATAGTCAAGCAAACAAGCAAGTTGATGATGTGAAATCTATAATTTTAAATAATCTTGCTTCTCAAAAAGAAAACATTAATTTATCTACAAATGAACTAACATTTGATATTCCTTCTAAAGAAAATATATCAGTTAAAATTTTTAATGAAAATGGAAATATACTAAATGAAACAAATAAATTTAATTATAACATTCAAATAAAGCAGCATTATAACAGAATTAATCATATAGAAGAAGAAGGTAAACATTTAATATATCAAAATACTAAAATTAATAATAATATCTTTGGTACTTTATATGTTCAAATATTAAAAGACATGGAAAATGAATATGATTTTTTGAAAATATTATTTGTAGTTATGGCTGTAGCAGATTTTATTGGAATTGTTGCTTCTATTATTTTAGGGTACATAGTAAGTAAAAGAATGTTGAAACCAATTGATGATATAACTAAAGCAGCTGAAAGCATTAGCAGTACAAACTTAAAGGAAAGAATAGAAGTAAGCAATGGTCCAGATGATGAACTCAAGAGGCTTGGCAGCACTTTTAATAAAATGATAGATAGACTTCAAGCAGCATTTGATAGGCAAGTACAGTTTGTATCAGACGCATCTCATGAACTTAAAACTCCAATAGCAGTTATTCAAGGCTATGCCAACCTACTTGATAGATGGGGAAAAGATGATCAAGAAGCTTTAGCAAAATCAATCTATGCCATTAAATTAGAATCTGCTAATATGGCCAACTTAGTTGAAAGACTGTTATTTATTGCTAAGGGTGATAGTGGAATTCAAAAAATAGAAAAAAAGGAATTTCTATTAAATGAACTTATTTTAGAGTTAGTAAGAGAAAGTGTATTATTAGCTCCTAAGCATATAATAACAAACAATAAAAATGATACTATAAGTATTTTTGCAGATTATAAAATGCTAAAGGAAATGTTAAGGATATTTATTGATAACAGCATTAAATATTCACCAGAGCAGAGCATAATAGATATAAATTCGGAAATTGAAGATAATAAAGCAAAAATAACTATCAGCGACAGGGGGATCGGTATTCCTAAAGGTGAAATAGGTAAAATATTTGATAGGTTTTACACTGTAGATAAATCAAGGTCTAAGGAAAAGTCAGGAACAGGACTTGGACTATCTATAGCAAAGTGGATTGCAGATATGCATGGTGGAACTATAGAAATTGAAAGTGAAGAAGGAAAATATACAAGAATAGTAGTTTTTCTAAGCTTAGGTAAATAA
- a CDS encoding undecaprenyl-diphosphatase, giving the protein MNMELFRLINNLANRNIVLDKIMVFFSKDVPYIFMAILAFIFILGIIKDKEDYRKASINAFVITVINLALSFIIGSIYYVDRPFVHSKVNLLISHTADASFPSDHATGTMSIALGLGKYSRILGIIMTILSLIVGFSRVYVGNHYPLDVIGAYIIVSITSYLYNLLLKSKIEEIYSRIEKWLIGKFSSKEDILNN; this is encoded by the coding sequence ATGAATATGGAACTTTTTAGATTAATTAATAATTTAGCCAATAGAAATATAGTTCTAGATAAGATAATGGTGTTTTTTTCAAAAGATGTACCCTATATTTTTATGGCAATTCTTGCATTTATTTTTATTTTAGGTATTATAAAAGATAAAGAAGATTATAGAAAAGCTTCTATAAATGCCTTTGTTATTACAGTAATAAACTTAGCCTTAAGTTTTATTATCGGAAGTATATATTATGTTGATAGGCCATTTGTCCATAGTAAGGTAAATTTATTGATTTCTCATACAGCGGATGCTTCTTTTCCTAGTGATCATGCTACTGGAACTATGAGTATAGCTTTAGGACTTGGAAAATATAGTAGAATACTTGGAATAATTATGACTATACTATCATTAATTGTTGGTTTCTCAAGAGTTTATGTTGGAAATCATTATCCATTAGATGTAATAGGTGCCTATATTATAGTGTCTATTACAAGTTACCTTTATAATCTACTATTGAAAAGTAAAATTGAAGAAATCTATAGCAGAATAGAAAAATGGCTGATTGGTAAATTCAGTTCTAAAGAGGATATATTAAATAATTAA